A genome region from Dehalococcoidia bacterium includes the following:
- a CDS encoding HNH endonuclease produces the protein MSLDSEPVLVLNQNYDPLNVCTVRRALVLLDRRKAELVENGRGVLRTPSMVVPVPSVIRLLRLVRRPYLDGRLTRRDVFLRDRFTCQYCGKRTKELTLDHVIPRHRGGVHDWENVVAACRACNLKKAGRTPEEARMRLLQPPRRPAHLRYRFFYPYLVRQEGWRKFVPGWEEFLDL, from the coding sequence ATGAGCCTCGATAGCGAACCAGTGCTCGTCCTCAACCAGAACTACGACCCCCTCAACGTTTGCACTGTGCGCCGTGCTCTGGTCCTCCTGGACCGCCGCAAGGCTGAGCTGGTGGAGAACGGTAGGGGCGTCCTTCGCACCCCTAGCATGGTGGTGCCGGTGCCATCTGTTATCCGCCTCCTTCGTCTGGTGAGAAGGCCATACCTCGATGGCCGCCTCACGCGGCGAGATGTCTTCCTGCGTGATCGCTTCACGTGCCAGTACTGTGGCAAGCGCACCAAGGAGCTGACCCTGGACCACGTCATCCCCCGCCATCGGGGCGGTGTACACGATTGGGAGAACGTGGTGGCCGCCTGCCGGGCGTGCAACCTCAAGAAGGCAGGCCGCACACCTGAGGAGGCCCGGATGCGTCTGCTGCAGCCTCCACGTCGCCCTGCCCACCTGCGCTACCGCTTCTTCTATCCTTACCTGGTGCGCCAAGAGGGGTGGCGCAAGTTCGTACCTGGGTGGGAGGAGTTCCTGGACCTTTAG